The following proteins are co-located in the Vigna angularis cultivar LongXiaoDou No.4 chromosome 2, ASM1680809v1, whole genome shotgun sequence genome:
- the LOC108326830 gene encoding L-type lectin-domain containing receptor kinase S.4 isoform X1 translates to MFQLCFWVRGVKEGWMFPVLVHDASCAVFVHLLQGETFEPLQSPTPKASTFTLSFITASASSLIPFPLYSFATPFPPLRSISPTFLFNKQPVEQLLYAGFKDVGASNLTLNGVAEIEKNGILKLTNETSRLMGHAFYPSPFQMKNSTTGKVVSFSSSFALAIVPEYPKLGGHGLAFTIATSKDLKALPSQYLGLLNSSDNGNISNHIFAVEFDTVQDFEFGDINDNHVGIDINSMQSNKSANVSVVGLNLKGGKPILAWVDYDSELSVISVALSPNSSKPNTPILSFNVDLAPVFHDTMYVGFSASTGLLASSHYILGWSFKINGPAPPLDLSSLPMLPQPKKKQTSLIVGVSVSVAVIVLLAIAIGIYFYRKMRNSDVIEAWELEIGPHRYSYQELKKATRGFKDKELLGQGGFGRVYKGTLPNSKIQVAVKRVSHESKQGLREFVSEIASIGRLRHRNLVQLLGWCRRRGDLLLVYDFMANGSLDKYLFDDPKMVLSWEHRFKIIKDVASALLYLHEGYEQVVIHRDVKASNVLLDFELNGRLGDFGLARLYEHGANPSTTRVVGTLGYLAPELPRTGKATTSSDVFAFGALLLEVACGRRPIEPKALPEELVLVDWVWDKYKQGRILDVVDPKLNGNFDEKEVLVVLKLGLLCSNDAPAARPSMRQVMRHLDGEVEVPEDLKKPGDISQQEGFDEFLHSLASSSFDKMSSGSNFGNRDMDSFLSFANSPHSLLHRGETR, encoded by the exons ATGTTTCAACTTTGTTTTTGGGTTAGGGGTGTAAAAGAGGGATGGATGTTCCCTGTCTTGGTTCATGATGCTTCATGTGCTGTTTTTGTACATTTATTGCAAGGGGAGACTTTTGAACCCTTGCAATCCCCAACCCCTAAAGCTTCCACTTTTACTCTATCCTTTATAACTGCTTCTGCATCTTCTCTCATACCATTCCCTCTTTACTCTTTTGCCACCCCATTTCCTCCTCTAAGATCTATTTCACCAACTTTTCTATTCAATAAACAACCT GTTGAGCAGCTTCTCTATGCTGGATTCAAGGATGTGGGTGCTAGCAACCTGACATTGAATGGGGTGGCTGAGATAGAGAAAAATGGAATACTCAAATTGACTAATGAAACCAGCAGGTTAATGGGTCATGCCTTTTACCCATCTCCTTTTCAGATGAAGAACTCCACCACCGGTAAAGttgtttccttttcttcctCGTTTGCTCTGGCTATTGTTCCTGAGTACCCCAAGCTAGGTGGCCATGGCTTGGCTTTCACAATAGCAACTTCCAAGGATCTCAAGGCTCTACCTAGCCAGTACCTTGGCCTTCTTAATTCCAGTGATAATGGCAACATCTCCAACCATATCTTTGCTGTTGAGTTTGACACTGTGCAAGACTTTGAGTTTGGGGATATTAATGATAACCATGTTGGAATAGACATTAATAGCATGCAGTCCAATAAATCTGCCAATGTTAGTGTGGTGGGTCTCAATCTCAAAGGTGGGAAACCGATTCTGGCTTGGGTTGATTATGATTCTGAATTAAGTGTTATCAGTGTTGCACTTTCCCCAAATTCATCCAAACCCAACACTCCAATCTTGTCCTTTAATGTGGATCTCGCACCCGTTTTTCATGACACTATGTATGTTGGGTTCTCTGCATCAACGGGTTTGCTTGCCAGCTCCCATTACATCTTGGGTTGGAGCTTCAAAATCAATGGACCAGCACCACCCCTTGATCTCTCTTCTCTCCCGATGCTTCCACAGCCAAAGAAAAAGCAGACATCTTTGATTGTTGGGGTTTCAGTCTCAGTTGCTGTTATTGTGTTATTAGCCATTGCCATTGGCATTTACTTTTACAGAAAAATGAGGAACTCCGATGTGATTGAAGCATGGGAGCTTGAAATCGGGCCACATAGGTACTCCTACCAAGAGCTCAAGAAGGCCACCAGAGGCTTCAAGGATAAAGAACTCCTTGGGCAGGGTGGTTTTGGCAGAGTTTACAAAGGAACATTGCCAAACTCCAAGATCCAAGTAGCCGTCAAGCGAGTTTCTCACGAATCTAAGCAGGGACTGAGGGAATTCGTGTCGGAAATTGCCAGCATAGGCCGGCTTCGCCACCGGAATTTGGTTCAATTACTGGGATGGTGCCGCCGCCGTGGCGACCTCCTGCTTGTGTATGATTTCATGGCCAATGGGAGCTTGGACAAGTACTTGTTTGATGATCCAAAGATGGTCCTAAGTTGGGAACACAGGTTCAAGATCATAAAGGATGTTGCTTCAGCTCTTCTGTATCTACATGAGGGGTATGAGCAGGTGGTGATACACAGAGATGTGAAGGCCAGCAATGTTCTGCTGGATTTTGAGCTTAATGGAAGACTAGGTGATTTTGGGTTGGCAAGATTGTATGAACATGGGGCTAACCCAAGCACCACAAGAGTGGTGGGCACATTAGGCTATCTGGCTCCTGAGTTGCCTAGAACAGGAAAGGCAACTACAAGCTCTGATGTTTTTGCATTTGGGGCACTTCTGCTTGAGGTGGCTTGTGGGCGCAGGCCAATTGAGCCTAAGGCATTGCCAGAAGAGTTGGTTTTGGTGGATTGGGTGTGGGACAAGTACAAACAAGGGAGAATACTCGATGTGGTGGACCCAAAACTAAATGGAAATTTTGATGAGAAAGAGGTGTTGGTGGTGTTGAAATTGGGGTTGCTGTGCTCAAATGATGCGCCTGCTGCTAGGCCTAGCATGAGGCAAGTGATGAGGCATTTAGATGGGGAAGTTGAAGTGCCGGAGGACTTGAAAAAACCAGGTGATATAAGTCAGCAGGAGGGGTTTGATGAGTTCTTGCACTCACTTGCATCTTCTTCCTTTGACAAGATGAGTTCAGGCTCCAATTTTGGAAACAGAGACATGGatagttttctctcttttgctaATTCACCTCATTCCCTTCTCCACAGAGGAGAAACAAGGTGA
- the LOC108326830 gene encoding L-type lectin-domain containing receptor kinase S.4 isoform X3, with protein sequence MGHAFYPSPFQMKNSTTGKVVSFSSSFALAIVPEYPKLGGHGLAFTIATSKDLKALPSQYLGLLNSSDNGNISNHIFAVEFDTVQDFEFGDINDNHVGIDINSMQSNKSANVSVVGLNLKGGKPILAWVDYDSELSVISVALSPNSSKPNTPILSFNVDLAPVFHDTMYVGFSASTGLLASSHYILGWSFKINGPAPPLDLSSLPMLPQPKKKQTSLIVGVSVSVAVIVLLAIAIGIYFYRKMRNSDVIEAWELEIGPHRYSYQELKKATRGFKDKELLGQGGFGRVYKGTLPNSKIQVAVKRVSHESKQGLREFVSEIASIGRLRHRNLVQLLGWCRRRGDLLLVYDFMANGSLDKYLFDDPKMVLSWEHRFKIIKDVASALLYLHEGYEQVVIHRDVKASNVLLDFELNGRLGDFGLARLYEHGANPSTTRVVGTLGYLAPELPRTGKATTSSDVFAFGALLLEVACGRRPIEPKALPEELVLVDWVWDKYKQGRILDVVDPKLNGNFDEKEVLVVLKLGLLCSNDAPAARPSMRQVMRHLDGEVEVPEDLKKPGDISQQEGFDEFLHSLASSSFDKMSSGSNFGNRDMDSFLSFANSPHSLLHRGETR encoded by the coding sequence ATGGGTCATGCCTTTTACCCATCTCCTTTTCAGATGAAGAACTCCACCACCGGTAAAGttgtttccttttcttcctCGTTTGCTCTGGCTATTGTTCCTGAGTACCCCAAGCTAGGTGGCCATGGCTTGGCTTTCACAATAGCAACTTCCAAGGATCTCAAGGCTCTACCTAGCCAGTACCTTGGCCTTCTTAATTCCAGTGATAATGGCAACATCTCCAACCATATCTTTGCTGTTGAGTTTGACACTGTGCAAGACTTTGAGTTTGGGGATATTAATGATAACCATGTTGGAATAGACATTAATAGCATGCAGTCCAATAAATCTGCCAATGTTAGTGTGGTGGGTCTCAATCTCAAAGGTGGGAAACCGATTCTGGCTTGGGTTGATTATGATTCTGAATTAAGTGTTATCAGTGTTGCACTTTCCCCAAATTCATCCAAACCCAACACTCCAATCTTGTCCTTTAATGTGGATCTCGCACCCGTTTTTCATGACACTATGTATGTTGGGTTCTCTGCATCAACGGGTTTGCTTGCCAGCTCCCATTACATCTTGGGTTGGAGCTTCAAAATCAATGGACCAGCACCACCCCTTGATCTCTCTTCTCTCCCGATGCTTCCACAGCCAAAGAAAAAGCAGACATCTTTGATTGTTGGGGTTTCAGTCTCAGTTGCTGTTATTGTGTTATTAGCCATTGCCATTGGCATTTACTTTTACAGAAAAATGAGGAACTCCGATGTGATTGAAGCATGGGAGCTTGAAATCGGGCCACATAGGTACTCCTACCAAGAGCTCAAGAAGGCCACCAGAGGCTTCAAGGATAAAGAACTCCTTGGGCAGGGTGGTTTTGGCAGAGTTTACAAAGGAACATTGCCAAACTCCAAGATCCAAGTAGCCGTCAAGCGAGTTTCTCACGAATCTAAGCAGGGACTGAGGGAATTCGTGTCGGAAATTGCCAGCATAGGCCGGCTTCGCCACCGGAATTTGGTTCAATTACTGGGATGGTGCCGCCGCCGTGGCGACCTCCTGCTTGTGTATGATTTCATGGCCAATGGGAGCTTGGACAAGTACTTGTTTGATGATCCAAAGATGGTCCTAAGTTGGGAACACAGGTTCAAGATCATAAAGGATGTTGCTTCAGCTCTTCTGTATCTACATGAGGGGTATGAGCAGGTGGTGATACACAGAGATGTGAAGGCCAGCAATGTTCTGCTGGATTTTGAGCTTAATGGAAGACTAGGTGATTTTGGGTTGGCAAGATTGTATGAACATGGGGCTAACCCAAGCACCACAAGAGTGGTGGGCACATTAGGCTATCTGGCTCCTGAGTTGCCTAGAACAGGAAAGGCAACTACAAGCTCTGATGTTTTTGCATTTGGGGCACTTCTGCTTGAGGTGGCTTGTGGGCGCAGGCCAATTGAGCCTAAGGCATTGCCAGAAGAGTTGGTTTTGGTGGATTGGGTGTGGGACAAGTACAAACAAGGGAGAATACTCGATGTGGTGGACCCAAAACTAAATGGAAATTTTGATGAGAAAGAGGTGTTGGTGGTGTTGAAATTGGGGTTGCTGTGCTCAAATGATGCGCCTGCTGCTAGGCCTAGCATGAGGCAAGTGATGAGGCATTTAGATGGGGAAGTTGAAGTGCCGGAGGACTTGAAAAAACCAGGTGATATAAGTCAGCAGGAGGGGTTTGATGAGTTCTTGCACTCACTTGCATCTTCTTCCTTTGACAAGATGAGTTCAGGCTCCAATTTTGGAAACAGAGACATGGatagttttctctcttttgctaATTCACCTCATTCCCTTCTCCACAGAGGAGAAACAAGGTGA
- the LOC108326830 gene encoding L-type lectin-domain containing receptor kinase S.4 isoform X2, with product MTTLLKLFSLLVFLLIPVSSQVEQLLYAGFKDVGASNLTLNGVAEIEKNGILKLTNETSRLMGHAFYPSPFQMKNSTTGKVVSFSSSFALAIVPEYPKLGGHGLAFTIATSKDLKALPSQYLGLLNSSDNGNISNHIFAVEFDTVQDFEFGDINDNHVGIDINSMQSNKSANVSVVGLNLKGGKPILAWVDYDSELSVISVALSPNSSKPNTPILSFNVDLAPVFHDTMYVGFSASTGLLASSHYILGWSFKINGPAPPLDLSSLPMLPQPKKKQTSLIVGVSVSVAVIVLLAIAIGIYFYRKMRNSDVIEAWELEIGPHRYSYQELKKATRGFKDKELLGQGGFGRVYKGTLPNSKIQVAVKRVSHESKQGLREFVSEIASIGRLRHRNLVQLLGWCRRRGDLLLVYDFMANGSLDKYLFDDPKMVLSWEHRFKIIKDVASALLYLHEGYEQVVIHRDVKASNVLLDFELNGRLGDFGLARLYEHGANPSTTRVVGTLGYLAPELPRTGKATTSSDVFAFGALLLEVACGRRPIEPKALPEELVLVDWVWDKYKQGRILDVVDPKLNGNFDEKEVLVVLKLGLLCSNDAPAARPSMRQVMRHLDGEVEVPEDLKKPGDISQQEGFDEFLHSLASSSFDKMSSGSNFGNRDMDSFLSFANSPHSLLHRGETR from the coding sequence ATGACCACtcttttgaaattgttttctcttttggtGTTTCTTCTGATCCCAGTTTCATCCCAGGTTGAGCAGCTTCTCTATGCTGGATTCAAGGATGTGGGTGCTAGCAACCTGACATTGAATGGGGTGGCTGAGATAGAGAAAAATGGAATACTCAAATTGACTAATGAAACCAGCAGGTTAATGGGTCATGCCTTTTACCCATCTCCTTTTCAGATGAAGAACTCCACCACCGGTAAAGttgtttccttttcttcctCGTTTGCTCTGGCTATTGTTCCTGAGTACCCCAAGCTAGGTGGCCATGGCTTGGCTTTCACAATAGCAACTTCCAAGGATCTCAAGGCTCTACCTAGCCAGTACCTTGGCCTTCTTAATTCCAGTGATAATGGCAACATCTCCAACCATATCTTTGCTGTTGAGTTTGACACTGTGCAAGACTTTGAGTTTGGGGATATTAATGATAACCATGTTGGAATAGACATTAATAGCATGCAGTCCAATAAATCTGCCAATGTTAGTGTGGTGGGTCTCAATCTCAAAGGTGGGAAACCGATTCTGGCTTGGGTTGATTATGATTCTGAATTAAGTGTTATCAGTGTTGCACTTTCCCCAAATTCATCCAAACCCAACACTCCAATCTTGTCCTTTAATGTGGATCTCGCACCCGTTTTTCATGACACTATGTATGTTGGGTTCTCTGCATCAACGGGTTTGCTTGCCAGCTCCCATTACATCTTGGGTTGGAGCTTCAAAATCAATGGACCAGCACCACCCCTTGATCTCTCTTCTCTCCCGATGCTTCCACAGCCAAAGAAAAAGCAGACATCTTTGATTGTTGGGGTTTCAGTCTCAGTTGCTGTTATTGTGTTATTAGCCATTGCCATTGGCATTTACTTTTACAGAAAAATGAGGAACTCCGATGTGATTGAAGCATGGGAGCTTGAAATCGGGCCACATAGGTACTCCTACCAAGAGCTCAAGAAGGCCACCAGAGGCTTCAAGGATAAAGAACTCCTTGGGCAGGGTGGTTTTGGCAGAGTTTACAAAGGAACATTGCCAAACTCCAAGATCCAAGTAGCCGTCAAGCGAGTTTCTCACGAATCTAAGCAGGGACTGAGGGAATTCGTGTCGGAAATTGCCAGCATAGGCCGGCTTCGCCACCGGAATTTGGTTCAATTACTGGGATGGTGCCGCCGCCGTGGCGACCTCCTGCTTGTGTATGATTTCATGGCCAATGGGAGCTTGGACAAGTACTTGTTTGATGATCCAAAGATGGTCCTAAGTTGGGAACACAGGTTCAAGATCATAAAGGATGTTGCTTCAGCTCTTCTGTATCTACATGAGGGGTATGAGCAGGTGGTGATACACAGAGATGTGAAGGCCAGCAATGTTCTGCTGGATTTTGAGCTTAATGGAAGACTAGGTGATTTTGGGTTGGCAAGATTGTATGAACATGGGGCTAACCCAAGCACCACAAGAGTGGTGGGCACATTAGGCTATCTGGCTCCTGAGTTGCCTAGAACAGGAAAGGCAACTACAAGCTCTGATGTTTTTGCATTTGGGGCACTTCTGCTTGAGGTGGCTTGTGGGCGCAGGCCAATTGAGCCTAAGGCATTGCCAGAAGAGTTGGTTTTGGTGGATTGGGTGTGGGACAAGTACAAACAAGGGAGAATACTCGATGTGGTGGACCCAAAACTAAATGGAAATTTTGATGAGAAAGAGGTGTTGGTGGTGTTGAAATTGGGGTTGCTGTGCTCAAATGATGCGCCTGCTGCTAGGCCTAGCATGAGGCAAGTGATGAGGCATTTAGATGGGGAAGTTGAAGTGCCGGAGGACTTGAAAAAACCAGGTGATATAAGTCAGCAGGAGGGGTTTGATGAGTTCTTGCACTCACTTGCATCTTCTTCCTTTGACAAGATGAGTTCAGGCTCCAATTTTGGAAACAGAGACATGGatagttttctctcttttgctaATTCACCTCATTCCCTTCTCCACAGAGGAGAAACAAGGTGA